In the genome of Streptomyces collinus, one region contains:
- a CDS encoding GAF and ANTAR domain-containing protein, translating into MAQLARDLVAQDSVQATLDAVSAAAVELVEGCDAAGILTVSKGRAVTLAKCGDLVEESDRLQGELGEGPCFDAARRVDGERLFRIADMTRPQPSWPRYSRAARDLGIGSMTGVLLYTDEEEFGALNLYSRRPGAFGKDIESAGWLLASHAAVALSTARTVDQLEHALETRHAIGEAMGILMERHQLSEDEAFGVLRRISQDHNLKLRDVARRVRAQPSGQV; encoded by the coding sequence ATGGCGCAGCTCGCCCGGGATCTGGTCGCCCAGGATTCGGTGCAGGCGACGCTGGACGCGGTCTCGGCGGCGGCGGTGGAGCTGGTCGAGGGCTGCGACGCGGCGGGGATCCTGACGGTGTCGAAGGGCCGGGCCGTGACGCTGGCCAAGTGCGGCGACCTCGTCGAGGAGTCGGACCGGCTGCAGGGCGAGCTCGGTGAGGGGCCCTGCTTCGACGCCGCGCGCCGCGTGGACGGCGAGCGGCTGTTCCGCATCGCCGACATGACCCGGCCGCAGCCGTCCTGGCCGCGCTACAGCCGGGCCGCTCGCGACCTCGGGATCGGCAGCATGACAGGCGTCCTGCTCTACACGGACGAGGAGGAGTTCGGCGCGCTGAACCTCTACTCGCGCCGTCCCGGGGCGTTCGGCAAGGACATCGAGTCGGCGGGCTGGCTGCTCGCCTCCCACGCCGCCGTCGCCCTGTCCACCGCCCGTACCGTCGACCAGCTCGAACACGCCCTGGAGACGCGGCACGCCATCGGTGAGGCCATGGGGATCCTGATGGAGCGCCATCAGCTGAGCGAGGACGAGGCCTTCGGCGTGCTGCGGCGCATCTCCCAGGACCACAACCTCAAGCTGCGCGACGTGGCCCGGCGGGTCCGGGCCCAGCCGTCCGGTCAGGTCTGA
- a CDS encoding SpoIIE family protein phosphatase — protein MPGSIEHPGGAGSPDDALGAALADTVRGTGASIGGLYLIEEAEPVLRLVALCGLPVAFTAPWRRLPLTAPVPVADAIHDDTLVSVAGQDDMARRYPRAAAVLPYPFALVAVPLTGVRRSWGGLVLMWPAGRPRRVTPRERGHITSSARRMARLLDDAPRPPSLPELPRVVPVDATRHPAQTGLAAADYLERLPEGALALDLEGRVTFITDTAARLLGRGADRLLGTRPWQSLSWLDAPVYEDHYRTAVVSRAPVSFTALRPPDEPLTFQLYPDTSGISVRVLPSTEQAGDPPPAGARPPTVAPTGRLYQLVHLAAALTESVTVRDLVELITHQILPAFGAQGLVLSGVDAGRLKITGYHGYPAEVMERLDVLSLDTDLTPAGQVLASGTPAFFADPAELAASYPRAPQISGKQAWAFLPLIISGRPVGCCILSYARPHTFTADERAVLTSLSGLIAQALDRARLYDTKHRLVHELQRALLPRALPRLPGLDVAARYLPAGHGTEVGGDFFDVLRVNDTTAAAVIGDVEGHSVAAAALMGQVRTAVHAHATAGAAPGQVLARTNRLLADLDSDLLVSCLYVHLDLAGRQASFASAGHVPPLLRHARQPARVLDVDPGPLLGIDTGGHYPVTTVPLFPGTTLALYTDGLVELPGTDATRTTTDLAGHLDAADGQDLERLIDRLVRHTTPTGQHNDDIAVLLLRAMSLPSGQT, from the coding sequence ATGCCCGGGAGCATCGAGCACCCCGGCGGCGCCGGATCACCGGACGACGCCCTGGGGGCGGCCCTGGCCGACACCGTGCGCGGCACCGGCGCCTCCATCGGCGGCCTCTACCTCATCGAGGAGGCCGAGCCGGTGCTGCGCCTGGTCGCCCTGTGCGGTCTGCCGGTGGCTTTCACCGCCCCCTGGCGGCGGCTCCCGCTGACCGCACCGGTCCCGGTCGCCGACGCGATCCACGACGACACCCTGGTCAGCGTGGCCGGCCAGGACGACATGGCCCGCCGCTACCCCCGCGCCGCCGCCGTCCTGCCCTACCCGTTCGCGCTCGTCGCCGTCCCGCTGACCGGCGTACGGCGCTCCTGGGGCGGCCTCGTGCTGATGTGGCCCGCCGGCCGGCCGCGCCGGGTCACGCCACGGGAACGCGGCCACATCACCTCCAGCGCCCGCCGCATGGCCCGTCTCCTTGACGACGCCCCCCGGCCGCCGTCCCTGCCCGAACTGCCGCGGGTCGTCCCCGTGGACGCCACCCGCCACCCCGCGCAGACCGGCCTGGCCGCCGCCGACTACCTCGAACGCCTCCCCGAGGGCGCCCTGGCCCTCGACCTGGAGGGCCGCGTCACCTTCATCACCGACACCGCGGCCCGCCTGCTCGGCCGCGGCGCCGACCGGCTCCTGGGCACCAGACCCTGGCAGTCCCTGTCGTGGCTCGACGCCCCCGTCTACGAGGACCACTACCGCACGGCGGTGGTCAGCCGCGCCCCCGTCTCCTTCACCGCGCTCCGCCCCCCGGACGAGCCCCTGACCTTCCAGCTCTATCCCGACACCAGCGGCATCAGCGTCCGCGTCCTGCCGAGCACGGAGCAGGCCGGTGACCCGCCGCCCGCCGGCGCGCGGCCGCCCACCGTGGCACCGACGGGACGCCTCTACCAACTCGTGCACCTGGCCGCCGCGCTCACCGAGTCGGTGACCGTGCGCGACCTCGTGGAGCTGATCACCCACCAGATCCTGCCCGCCTTCGGCGCCCAGGGCCTGGTGCTGTCCGGCGTCGACGCCGGGCGGCTGAAGATCACCGGCTACCACGGCTACCCGGCCGAGGTCATGGAGCGGCTCGACGTCCTGTCCCTGGACACCGACCTCACCCCCGCGGGCCAGGTCCTCGCCAGCGGCACCCCCGCCTTCTTCGCCGACCCCGCGGAACTGGCCGCCAGCTACCCCAGAGCACCCCAGATCAGCGGCAAGCAGGCCTGGGCGTTCCTCCCCCTGATCATTTCCGGCCGCCCCGTCGGCTGCTGCATCCTGTCCTACGCCCGGCCGCACACCTTCACCGCCGACGAACGCGCCGTCCTCACCTCGCTGTCCGGCCTGATCGCCCAGGCCCTCGACCGCGCCCGGCTCTACGACACCAAACACCGGCTCGTGCACGAGCTGCAGCGCGCCCTGCTGCCCCGGGCCCTGCCGCGCCTGCCCGGCCTCGACGTCGCCGCCCGTTACCTGCCCGCCGGCCACGGCACCGAGGTCGGCGGCGACTTCTTCGACGTCCTGCGTGTGAACGACACGACCGCGGCCGCCGTCATCGGCGACGTGGAGGGCCACAGCGTCGCCGCCGCGGCCCTCATGGGCCAGGTCCGCACCGCCGTCCACGCCCACGCCACCGCCGGCGCCGCACCCGGCCAGGTCCTGGCCCGCACCAACCGGCTCCTGGCCGACCTCGACTCCGACCTGCTCGTCTCCTGCCTCTACGTCCACCTCGACCTGGCCGGCCGGCAGGCGTCCTTCGCCAGCGCGGGGCACGTGCCGCCGCTGCTGCGGCACGCCCGGCAGCCCGCCCGGGTCCTGGACGTCGACCCCGGCCCGCTGCTGGGCATCGACACCGGCGGCCACTACCCGGTCACCACCGTGCCCCTGTTCCCCGGCACGACCCTCGCCCTCTACACCGACGGCTTGGTCGAACTCCCCGGCACCGACGCCACCCGCACCACGACCGACCTCGCCGGGCACCTGGACGCCGCCGACGGGCAGGACCTGGAGCGCCTCATCGACCGGCTCGTCCGCCACACCACACCCACCGGACAGCACAACGACGACATCGCGGTGCTGCTCCTGCGCGCCATGAGCCTGCCGTCCGGTCAGACCTGA
- a CDS encoding ankyrin repeat domain-containing protein, protein MQTLTSRDPLAVAVTEAIRTGDLPGLRRLLADHPGLAAARITEQGEDGEGTRTLLHIAADWPGHFPRGPEVVAVLVAAGADPQARFEGAHAETPLHWAASSNDVPVLDALIAAGADIEAPGAVIGGGTPLADARGFGQWRAAHRLVEHGARVTLQDAATLGLLDRVRACVEADEAPSPEEITSAFWGACHGGHLPTAQYLHQRGADPDWCGYDGMTPLDVARTQDADDVVRWLRGLGAGSRA, encoded by the coding sequence TTGCAGACGCTGACATCGCGGGACCCGCTGGCCGTCGCCGTCACGGAGGCGATCCGCACCGGGGATCTGCCCGGGCTCCGGCGGCTGCTCGCCGACCATCCCGGTCTCGCCGCCGCACGCATCACCGAGCAGGGCGAGGACGGCGAGGGCACGCGTACCCTGCTGCACATCGCGGCCGACTGGCCCGGTCACTTCCCCAGGGGCCCCGAGGTGGTCGCGGTCCTGGTGGCCGCCGGGGCCGATCCGCAGGCCCGCTTCGAGGGTGCGCACGCGGAGACGCCGCTGCACTGGGCCGCCAGCAGCAACGACGTGCCCGTCCTGGACGCACTGATCGCGGCCGGGGCCGACATCGAGGCACCCGGGGCGGTGATCGGCGGCGGCACCCCGCTCGCCGACGCCCGGGGCTTCGGCCAGTGGCGCGCCGCGCACCGGCTCGTCGAGCACGGCGCCCGCGTCACTCTCCAGGACGCCGCCACGCTCGGTCTGCTCGACCGGGTCCGGGCCTGCGTCGAAGCGGACGAGGCGCCGTCACCGGAGGAGATCACCAGTGCGTTCTGGGGCGCCTGCCACGGTGGCCACCTGCCCACCGCGCAGTACCTCCACCAACGGGGCGCGGACCCCGACTGGTGCGGCTACGACGGCATGACCCCGCTGGACGTCGCCCGCACCCAGGACGCCGACGACGTCGTGCGCTGGCTGCGCGGCCTGGGCGCCGGGAGCCGCGCCTGA
- a CDS encoding chitosanase encodes MRHPATPATRRTALTLFGAALAATPFLKPVAATASVRATGLDDPAKKEIAMQLVSSAENSSLDWKAQYQYIEDIRDGRGYTAGIIGFCSGTGDMLDLVELYTDRRPGNVLAKYLPALREVNGSDSHAGLDPGFPADWRRAARDAAFQRAQDDERDRVYFGPAVRQGKADGLRVLGQFAYYDAIVMHGDGTDPLSFRNIRRRAQRTAKPPAQGGDEVTYLDAFLDARVWAMKQEEAHSDTSRVDTAQRVFLRRRNLDLNPPLDWKVYGDSYHIG; translated from the coding sequence GTGAGACACCCCGCCACCCCGGCGACGCGCCGCACCGCCCTGACCCTGTTCGGCGCGGCCCTCGCGGCCACCCCGTTCCTGAAACCCGTCGCCGCGACGGCGTCCGTGCGGGCGACCGGACTCGACGACCCGGCGAAGAAGGAGATCGCCATGCAGCTCGTGTCGAGCGCCGAGAACTCCTCCCTCGACTGGAAGGCGCAGTACCAGTACATCGAGGACATCCGCGACGGCCGCGGCTACACCGCCGGCATCATCGGGTTCTGCTCCGGCACCGGCGACATGCTCGACCTCGTCGAGCTCTACACCGACCGCAGGCCCGGCAACGTCCTCGCGAAGTACCTGCCGGCCCTGCGCGAGGTCAACGGCTCGGACTCGCATGCCGGACTCGACCCCGGCTTCCCCGCCGACTGGCGCCGGGCGGCCCGGGACGCCGCGTTCCAGCGGGCCCAGGACGACGAGCGCGACCGGGTGTACTTCGGCCCGGCGGTCCGGCAGGGGAAGGCGGACGGGCTGCGCGTGCTCGGCCAGTTCGCGTACTACGACGCCATCGTCATGCACGGCGACGGCACCGACCCCCTGAGCTTCCGCAACATCCGCAGGCGCGCGCAGCGCACGGCGAAACCGCCGGCGCAGGGCGGTGACGAGGTGACGTACCTCGACGCCTTCCTGGACGCACGGGTGTGGGCCATGAAGCAGGAGGAAGCGCACAGCGACACGAGCCGGGTCGACACCGCGCAGCGCGTCTTCCTGCGCCGGCGCAACCTCGACCTGAACCCGCCACTGGACTGGAAGGTCTACGGCGACAGCTACCACATCGGCTGA
- a CDS encoding DMT family transporter yields the protein MNATTTRGALLAALACLLVGGSFTANSVLGDYPYAGGQFLRYALACLLLLPAAGKGAADRLRALTPRQWSRLALLAAVGMVGFNLAVIAAERTAEPAVPGVFVGCAPVAVAVLVPLLDGRRPQRVVLYGSLLVAVGAFTVQGWGRTDGTGIAFSVCALAGEVGFAVLAVPVLRPLGPRLLSATVCAVAALESAAVGLLVDGAGWLRRPDTVETAALLWQAVVVTVVGFVCWYMGMQRIGAERATLFSGLIPVAAACTAPLVGTGSYGPAQAAGSALVGLGVALGSGALRRAERKRGPRGRAFRGNGRPEYRGVRVPERPE from the coding sequence ATGAACGCCACGACCACGCGCGGGGCCCTGCTCGCCGCGCTCGCCTGCCTCCTCGTCGGAGGATCCTTCACCGCCAACAGCGTCCTGGGCGACTACCCGTACGCGGGCGGCCAGTTCCTGCGCTACGCACTGGCCTGTCTGTTACTGCTCCCGGCGGCCGGGAAAGGCGCCGCCGACCGGCTGCGGGCCCTGACACCCCGCCAGTGGAGCCGTCTCGCCCTGCTCGCGGCGGTCGGCATGGTCGGTTTCAACCTGGCCGTCATCGCCGCCGAGCGCACGGCGGAACCCGCGGTGCCCGGCGTGTTCGTGGGCTGCGCACCGGTGGCCGTCGCCGTGCTCGTGCCCCTCCTGGACGGGCGCAGGCCCCAACGGGTCGTGCTGTACGGGTCGTTGCTGGTGGCCGTCGGCGCCTTCACCGTGCAGGGCTGGGGGCGCACGGACGGCACCGGCATCGCCTTCTCCGTGTGCGCCCTGGCCGGGGAGGTCGGGTTCGCCGTGCTCGCGGTGCCCGTGCTGCGGCCGCTCGGGCCGCGGCTGCTGTCCGCCACGGTGTGCGCGGTCGCCGCGCTGGAGTCGGCGGCGGTCGGGCTGCTCGTCGACGGCGCCGGCTGGCTGCGGCGTCCGGACACCGTCGAGACGGCCGCGCTGCTGTGGCAGGCGGTGGTGGTCACCGTGGTCGGGTTCGTGTGCTGGTACATGGGCATGCAGCGGATCGGCGCGGAACGCGCCACGCTCTTCTCGGGCCTCATCCCGGTCGCGGCGGCCTGCACCGCACCGCTCGTCGGCACGGGTTCCTACGGGCCCGCGCAGGCGGCGGGCAGTGCGCTGGTGGGGCTCGGCGTGGCGCTCGGGTCGGGTGCGCTACGGCGTGCGGAGCGGAAGCGGGGCCCGCGGGGTCGGGCCTTTCGGGGGAACGGGCGCCCGGAGTACCGCGGCGTCCGCGTGCCTGAAAGGCCGGAGTGA